The Hippoglossus stenolepis isolate QCI-W04-F060 chromosome 1, HSTE1.2, whole genome shotgun sequence DNA segment aaactcagCTGCTTCGGTGACCACAGAGCCaccattttgaaaaaaaaaaaaacatggtctCAGCCTCCTTTTCCGCTCTCCTCATCCTGAATCCCTCATCAACCGAGCACCCAGCACTTCTTCCCTCCGACAGAACGTCCCTCTCTCATCTCAGGGTCTGAATGCTgccacccccaccaccatccccTCGCTCAGTAGTGTTAGCCATTCACACTTGTCCTGTGAAATCACACTCTCTTCACGGGGGCTCTTCAACACgccacactctctctcctctttcctgccttccctctctctctttctctctctctctctctctctctctctctctctctctctctctctctctctctccctccctccgaATTTTAATTGGCCGAACAACGAATCCATGACTGTTTCTCTCGCCTGCAGCAAACAGATGGGGCACTGCCACTCTCTCCACGTTTCATTCTCCATTGTCCCCCCTCATCTAACCCTGTCATGATCACTGCATCATCAGTCTGTTTACCTAGAAGGAACACACTGTGcctggctacatccacactactgcGTTTCACTTTGAAAACAGCGTAATTGATCCTCCATGTTGCGTTGTACACTGTCACCAAGGCtaatgccggttgttttcttACAGacgggggtcatgtgataggagccttatcagcgaaggctacgttgTGACCGAAAAGACCAAATGAGCAAGTAggttgtttccaaacatcttgGTTCCTGCCCGTCCAGACCAAAGGGCGGCCCCGGGTTTTCAAACTTAAACGGGGCCAGCGGCATATGCAAACCTTCACATTTTAGCGGctttaaaacaaaccaagagTAGAGTGGACGGCAGACGCATCAAATAGCAAAGTTGAcgtgttttcaaacaaaaacatagttATGTAAATCTAGCTTTTTATTCTTGTTCTGTCCACTCACACATCATCTTCTATCCCATTCACACTGTCCATAACAGTCTCCAGCTGAATCTACCTTCCAAACACTGGTGCTaaatataaaagttttaaattGGAATCTATCTTTTATGATGTTATGGATCGAGTTAAGTTTTTGGAAAACGTCTTTAGTATTTAATGTCTGCCAAGAGAAACTATTTCCAACTGCATAGGCAGCAATAAAAGGAGTTTTAATGACCTTCACTACCTTAGTAAAATGTAGTTTCTCATAAAAAAGAACAGGGTTTTTTATGTTAGAATAATTTAATTGAGACTTTTGAATTGAATGATCCACTTTCCTTCAAAGGCCACGGAACAAATGAAAACCAGATAGAATTCAACATACATGTAAAAACATGACTATTACTGTAGCTCTCagtgaaaaacatattttgataGAACCATGAATATGTTttgacatctgtgtgtgtatgtgtgtatgtgtgtatgtgtgtatgtgtgtgtgtccgtgtgtgtatTGTCGGTATTGTGAGCTTGTTTGTCTAACAGGGCCTGAGGTGGTGCATTGTTATATCTGAGACagaagaagggaagaaaaaaaaaacatacgtGTCATTTATTATTGAGTGTGTGAATTTAAAAGCTGCTATTATTGATTTGACGTGAAGTGTATATCTCTACTTGTTGCTGCACAACAAAATGTCACCTCTGACTTAGATTTAGATCAGAATTAAGAATGAGATTTCATTATCAGGAGTCTTCACTCGGGGGCAAGAGAAACTCCTGAGAGAGTATCTGGAGcctctgactcagacatttgcgtcctcacaaacagcccctccgGATGATTTGTCTGAATGCAGCTTTCAATGACTCCAAGGTTATTTTAACTGATCGTTGCCAAAACCAagttacaaatatatatattttttaaatcaataacagCAGGTCTGTCAAGTTCGAGCTATTCCACTAACCCATGTTAACATGTTGATGCTGAAACTGAGGAAACATCCTGGAGAAAGATTTAATCAACCTCCTCCACACTTGACACTGCAGTCAAGTCAGTGTAACGCAGGGACCGAGGGGGTTGCTGTGCACTGCtcggttgtgttgtgttgtgctgtgcaATGCTGTGAGGGATAATGATCCGTGGCTGTGTAAGCCATTAGTGAGTAAGTGGTTATGTTGGAGCCCCTGTATCCCTGATGCCTGCTGTCACTTTGATAAATATGTAGCACACAGATGCCCTCGTATGGaactgctctctgctgcagataGAAGGTCCCACTTAGTTTATTATGTTCCCCAGAACTTATTAATTGTCGTGAATATTTGGAGTTTAGAGGCAAAGTGGGAAAGTGTTTGTTGGTATTCCTTGTGTGCAGAAATGTAGTGAAGGGTATACACAGGTGCAGTTTACCCATTTATATTTCAATCAGCATAATTTATACCCACTTCTAAATCGCCTGTTGGGTGCATCATTAATTTGCGTCCTGAAGTCTATGACATTGAAAGCATCACCTGTCGtactctgcctctgattggttagttaGGATAAGAACATCagagtcagccaatcagaggccaaGTAGAGTGGGTCATATCTTCCTGGTAAGAAAATATGACTTCAATCATAAATTCGGCCTATAAGGAAATTCAAATATGAAGCGCACtaccaaactaaaatgtcagcaGGGTGGTAGTTCAGCGCCCACACCGGTACGCGCTCCGTCCACACGTCCCCCACCCCTCTTCAGAGAGGAAGCTGATGGTGACAGAGATTCTGACTGGTGAGTAGATTTGAATGGCCGAACCTTGTAAATTATGTTGAAGTTATTTATATAGTAATTACTGTAATTTTTGCAAACTGTAATATTTATAAAGTCATATTTCCAAACTATAACAAATAATGTTAACTTTATTAAGGTGGTACACAAATGCATCATCTTACAGTCTAAAGTCTGTGGGCCAGCATTCATACTAAATCTGCATCTGCATCACAAATTAAGTTACAATTTGCCCATTTCTGGGTGAACAAACTGCATTAGTATAATCTTTCATGTCACTGTTtataacacaaaacatttattctgtGCTGGACTGACTGAAGGCACTCCAGGCACCACCACACCactgcttgtgtgtatgtgcgtgtttgtttttgtgtgcatgtgcatcagTCTGACAGGCTGGAGTTTAATGTGGTTGCAGTTGGCCGTGCAGGGACGAGCGCAGTCCTGCAAGCACACAGGGCCCCGATAGGGAACCACGTGACGAAGAAGCCTCGCGAAGAGAAAATGACAGCGCTGGCTCTGACATGCATATCCGCTGACAGCGAGAggagcctctgtgtgtgtgtatgtttgtttccCAGTGCGCTGAATTCACCCTTGACTCCCTTCAAAAGCTGATTTGTTTGGGTCACCTCTGCAAACCTCCGCAGACATTTGGGGTAGACGTCCTGCGAAGCTGTCTCTTTCAAGTCCGCTTATTTTCACCTCATTTCACACCAGTATGAGATGGACGCCTGTGAAAAGACTTAATTCACAGTCCACTGAGTAGCTGTTTCTCAAAGAATACGTTAATAGATGCACTCCCTGATCTCCCTCTAATGTCGGGCAAGTAGCCGATCCTCAGAAGCGTATGCTGTCCTGCCCGCTTTCACAGTGCCGCCGTGAAAGGACATTCAGGATAAAGCAGACGTATATATTCGCTCAtggtgagtgtttgttttttagccgGGGAGCCTCTGTCCGACATGCAGATTGAAAGCTGCGCTCCTCACAAAGAGTGGAGATGCCTCAGCTTTTTGTCCGTGTGAAAGGTTGGAGGAAAAGAGGCTTTTTCATGGTCTGAGTCCACGGTGAATCGGGCTTTACATCCCGCTCAACTCCTCTGCAAGTGAATTAGATCCTTTATACTGTGGATCCCCTGGGGTCAAGCAGACACGGCtaattgtattttctattttctctgctttgcatctctctttgcttgtgtttgcacAGGTTCGCTGTTTGTGTTGAGCATTAAAATCTCCTTTTTTCAGTGTTGCCTTCTTTGTCCAAGGAATTAGTGAATGAAATGTCCAACATCTACTTATTTCCTACAAAGGATTTGTCCACCATGTATATTCCGACCTCTTTGAGAGAAAGTGTAGCTGCTTCACTGACTAAAATTAAACCTTTAAATTCATGTAGCTTTTGTGTTTGGTGATATAACTGAGTCGTGCCCCCTGAGGTTAGCAATTAGGCCTCGAGTTGTGTGCGAATTCAGGTTTGTACACACTGTTGTGACTGTGTGCATGTTCCCAGGCAAATCTGAATAAGTGAGCCTCAGTACGCAGAGAAGACTTTGCAGCACAAtacatgcagcagcagcgtctgaAAGAAAAAGGCCTGGAACTTTTTCAATTGTGCCAGTAGGTTAATCTCCAACCTAGCATTGGGCTACACACAGCTCCCACTGGAAACACTGGTCTGGGAAAAAGCCTTACTGGCTCGCTGTGGCTCTCCCCAGTCAGGACTGTCACTACTGTGGCCAAGGGACCGTTCTGAGAGAGTGGAGATACCAGCTCTGTTTTCAGGACAAGCCAAAACCAcagttttgtctctgtgtgagtgtgagcaggAAGACAGTCCTCTTATTATTGGACTAATCTCAAGGATTAGGAAAAGCAGCTTTGGGCCTTCAACTCATCCTCTTTAATCAGCCTCAGTGTATTCAACAATTATGATGTATAACTGCTCATTCACGTCGCATCCCTGCAAACAAACGGGCCCTCTTACAAAACAAGAGCGGAGGAGGATGCTTTTCCATTCGTATTATAGTCTGATTTCCAGTATCTTCGGCAGCGTTGCACCAGTGGATCAACATAAAGCACATGTGTCAAACTCAAGGCCCGCGGGCCACATCCGGCCCGTGAAAGAATTATCTTTGGCCCGCATGATAAAATCTATTTACTATTTGAGCTGGCCCGCCGGTATATCGCACGCACCACGATAATACTAcaaatcccacaatgcactgcccGTGTGTCGGCACGTCATTCGCGGGCCCGCGAACGCGCGCCTCACAGTCTGTATTACATACCACTTGTGTCAACTTTCAACTATCCCTCTCCCCAAAAAATGGCTAAACGAAAGGTGGAATTTGAAAACAGGAGTTTTCAAGACAGGTGGGAGGCACAGTATATGTTCGCGGATGTAAAGGGCAAAGCTGTGTGTCTTCTGTGCGGAGACAGTGTGGCTGTAATGAAAGAATACAACATAAGAAGACACTATGGAACGAAGCACCAAGATGGATACAAGCATCTGGACACGACACAAAGGCTACAGAAGGTAGAGGAGTTAAAAAGAAGTCTGGTGTCACAGCAGGCTATGTTCACTAAAGCCAAATCACAAAGCGAGGCTGCTGTTAAGGCCAGTTTTATTGTGGCAGCAGAGGTTGCAAAATCAGCCCGGCCCTTTACCGAGGGGGAATTTGTCAAAAACTGCATGATTAAAGTTTGCGACGCCGTGTGCCCAGAAAAAAGGCaagcatttttaaatgtgagcCTAAGCCGAAACACCGTTGCTGACCGTGTGCGTCACCTTGCTGCCAATCTCCAACAACAGCTTGTGGGAAAGGGAAAAGATTTCATCGCATACTCCCTTGCTGCGGATGAGAGCACCGACACTTCTGATACTGCCCAGCTGTCAATTTTCATCCGTGGAGTGGACTCAAGCCTGTGCGTAACAGAATAGTTTTGGGATTACACCCAATGCATGGAAGAACTACGGGAAAGATCTCTTTGAAGAGGTGTCCAGATGTGTAGATAAAATGGGGCTGCCGTGGGATAAACTTGTGGGACTGACAACAGATGGAGCGCCTGCGATGTGCGGTCAAAAGAGTGGATTGGTGGGGAGGATCCGAGAAAAGATGAAGGAGGAAAACGTCACAAGTGAGTTGACAGCTTATCACTGCATCATACACCAGGAGTCGTTGTGTGGCAAAGCCTTGAAAATGGAACATGTGATGAGCATCATAACATTAGCGGTTAACTTTATCAGAGCCAAAGGTTTAAATCACCGCCAGTTCAAGTCTTTTCTGGAGGAGTTAAGTACAGAATATGGTGACTTGCCCTATCACACAGAGGTGCGATGGCTAAGCCAGGGAAAGGTGCTGGAAAGATTTTTCCAGTTGCGTGAGGAGATCTGTGAGTTCATGGAAAGCAAAGGGAAAGGCACAACAGAGCTCCGAAATAAAACGTTTCTGTGTGAAGTGGCGTTTCTGTGTGACATCACGAGCCACCTGAATGCGCTcaacctgcagcttcagggGCGGGGCCGTGTCATCACTGACATGTACGCTACAGTGAGGGCTTTTAAAACCAAGCTGCGCCTGTGGGAGACGCAgatgctgcaggaaaacttGAGCCATTTCCCGCACTGCCAAACAATGAAAGAGCAGGTCGCTGCCTTCCCAACTACACAGTTTGCTGAAAAACTCGGCATACTTGGTGCTGACTTCACACGGCGATTTGCCGATTTTGAAGCCCAAAAAAGCAGGTTTGAACTGCTCAGTAATCCATTTGCAGCTGACGTGGAAAACGCACCATCAAACCTCCAAATGGAGCTGATTGAGCT contains these protein-coding regions:
- the LOC118100749 gene encoding LOW QUALITY PROTEIN: general transcription factor II-I repeat domain-containing protein 2-like (The sequence of the model RefSeq protein was modified relative to this genomic sequence to represent the inferred CDS: inserted 2 bases in 2 codons); amino-acid sequence: MAKRKVEFENRSFQDRWEAQYMFADVKGKAVCLLCGDSVAVMKEYNIRRHYGTKHQDGYKHLDTTQRLQKVEELKRSLVSQQAMFTKAKSQSEAAVKASFIVAAEVAKSARPFTEGEFVKNCMIKVCDAVCPEKRQAFLNVSLSRNTVADRVRHLAANLQQQLVGKGKDFIAYSLAADESTDTSDTAQLSIFIRGVDSSLCVTEXVLGLHPMHGRTTGXDLFEEVSRCVDKMGLPWDKLVGLTTDGAPAMCGQKSGLVGRIREKMKEENVTSELTAYHCIIHQESLCGKALKMEHVMSIITLAVNFIRAKGLNHRQFKSFLEELSTEYGDLPYHTEVRWLSQGKVLERFFQLREEICEFMESKGKGTTELRNKTFLCEVAFLCDITSHLNALNLQLQGRGRVITDMYATVRAFKTKLRLWETQMLQENLSHFPHCQTMKEQVAAFPTTQFAEKLGILGADFTRRFADFEAQKSRFELLSNPFAADVENAPSNLQMELIELQCSDTLKAKYESVGAAEFPRFIPDTMPQLRSQAAQTLSMFGSTYLCEQLFSLMKINKTSHRTRLTDEHLHSILRISSAQSLTPDIDELVSKRRHQVSGSDQ